In Tenebrio molitor chromosome 1, icTenMoli1.1, whole genome shotgun sequence, the sequence CGAgcatttaattttcttaagtGAATAAAATGCATCTAAAACACGCATGCAATACAACGCTTTATCCACAATTACACTTATTTAGAATCAAAATCGCCTAAAATTTTATCTGCTGTCATCCAAAatcaatttgacatttcactcTGACAACGGCtgtcacctcaaaaatcattgaaatttcGCATTAACTAATTATGGCGTGTTTTATGACttataaaacactaaagttttATAGACCACATTGtggataaaatattatattgtTTAACAATAATATTCTGCAAATGTAAATCTGGCTGCGGAGGAAATTGTGGATGTAGGAAAACAGGACTTTTTTGCACGTGAGCTTGTGGGAAGTGTAATGGGGAGACCTGTAGCAATTGCCCACCAACTAcggagtgatcaagaaggactgtttaagttggtaagactggatcgtattttaaatcgtataacaggagtaacttccggttgttggtggcttgtcgttgttaatgctatacctatatcagatatttgtcaaataaaccaacaaaacatatccagctgcagtgttataaataaccgaattaaaaaattttcttaattgtactgccaacttaaacagtccttcttgatcacccggtatttcaGATGAAAATGAGATAGAAGAGGATGAAACCGGGGAAAACATTTAATTCTTAttataccgtgagatcatttaaatttataattagagcAGGTTGACTTGAAAATTATATGGGCAACATCACTGACATCTTGATTTGGTTAGAAAAGTGAGAAAGTTGTATCGAGCATCCGGCTTGGATACAACTTACTGTTAACTGGCCGTTTCATAATttctattgaattttgaagcgtcgctttgacagtgtcagtgGTGTTGCGGtggtgttaattttaaagtcatagcctgctctaattataaatttaaatgatctcacttAATACTCTCATCTACTCttaataaatttgtgaatttttactttcagcatttcctgtatatgtatttttaccaatacCTACCCGTCACAATGATCATTTAAAGAGTTCTCATGACGAAGTCAGatatataatttcaaaaaggatTGTCATCAAGTTTTcggatttttgttttgttttcgagtgTCCCGTTATGAGcggcaatttttaacctataagGGTGCTATtcagaaacattttaaatctGTACTATCTTATAACTAACTGttggttaaataaaaatttgtgaaattgTCATTCAGAGATGATTTTTCGGCTAGCTAAAATTTAGTCACACGTTagcattgttttattttaaaccacGTGATATCAAAATTTAGTCACAACTAAGGAGGTAGTTTTGCAGCTGATTAGCATTATTTGACACTTGTATTTCAGGGTTTTATAAGTTTTGCGTTCAAAGTTTAAGCTATGATCGAAGCAATTCAAGATTTAGCTGAAATAAGAGACGCATTAGACATGGGACAAATTAGCAATCCCAGAATATATAGGGCTCGTGAGAATCCTTTTCAAAAGTATACAGATAGGGAATTCAAAAATCGGTATCGCTTTACAAAGGCTCaagtagaaaatttatatGGACTGCTTGGAAATGAATTTCCTATTGAAAATGATCGTGGTAATCCCGTAGATGGTAAATTGCAGTTGATGTGTGCACTCCGGTATTTTGCCAGAGGGCAAATTCAAGATGATACTGCCGACTTGCATGGTTTGAGTCAACCTACCATAAGTAGAATTATAAAAAAGTAAGAAGATATTGTTTTAATGTAATATTTTGGAGAAAGTAATCTatctctaattattattaggttaGCAGAATATTTGCTCGACGACGGGCAACTTACATAAGAATGCCTCGAACCGAAGCGGAAGAACTGGAAATAATGAGAGGTTTTTTTGCGATAAACAATTTCCCTCGTGTTATCGGTGCCATCGATGGTAGGTACTCATATTCCAATTCGTAACCCTGGTGGGCCTTTAGCGCAGATTTATATTAATCGTAAAGGGTGGTACTCAATCAATACACAGGTAGTTGTAGACCACCTAGGAAAAGTATGTGATGTAGTAGCACGATGGAGAGGCAGTGCACACGATGctcgaatttttaatgaaagcattttaaaacaaagatTTGAAAACAATGAATTCAGAGGTTTTCTTATCGGAGACAGTGGTTACGGCTGTACTCCTTATTTACTTACTCCTGTGCTTAATCCAGCAACTAGACAAGAAGAACGATACAATAGAGCACATATTCTTACACGAAATATTATAGAACGTAGTTTtggaagattaaaaaaaaagtttttgtgtCTATTCCAGAAACTTAACACTAATTTAGAAACCGCAAAAGCTGTTATTGTAGCATGCTGTGTGTTACATAATTTATCAATAGAATGGAATGGATTTGAAGATGAAGACCACGACGACGATGATAATATTAGACGACTAGAACAACCCGCTACTAATGCCACAACAAAACAGAAGAGGAATTGTAATTCGTCAACAGTTCATTCGCAGGCATTTCTGATTAAAATGGAGTACCTACTTTTTTGTCTAAATGTAGACACAATATAAACAAAACTAAACAAATGtatctattatttattatatttacacATCTACAGAAAattcatataatttttattttctcattAATGACTTTCAATTCCAACAACTTCTTTTCTTTCTCTATTTCATGAAGTTCCTTTTGCATTTGTATTTTCAATTCATGCGATTctttttcattgtttatttgcaatttaaaAAGTTCTCTTTTGTGTTGCATTTCTTCCATCACCTTTTCTCTTtgtagttttaaaatttctttctCATAGGAACTCATTTCATTCATAAATTGCTGCCTACGCTTTTTACCTTTTTTCCTAGTTTTAGTTGTAACAGTGTTAGGCATTTCGGACACAACTGTTTCACCATTGTTTGGACTTAATTCAGTAACTTCTGCATCAGCTGTAAATATTTCTGAGTCGCTTTTGCGTTGTCGCTGGTGGTACGATTATCAGCACAGGATTACTTTGACTAGACGGTGATTCCTCTGGATTTATATTATCGGAATCGAagatgttttcatttttttcaaattcatggGGAATCATATCTGATATAGCCCAATCCAACTCAGTTACAGCATTCTCTGTTTCCAATGGAGGTCCACCGCCTGTTTTCTGTCTGTAGGTTTTTActttggaaacatttttctttgccATCTGCTTCATTCTTCGCCATTGTTCTTTTAATCTCGTTATATTTCTGTCCTTATTATTAAACATTGCTGTGAATTCCTCATGGATTTCTTTCCAAACTCGCAATTTTCGGGCATTATTATTCGTGTCCGTTGTCTTATTTTCTATCACAGATAGTCTTTTATTTATGCAATTTATAAGCATGTCTTTCTCTTCTTGGGACCAGTTGGACGTTCTTAATCGTTTTTCGTGTTGTTCTCCCATCTTAATAATCtccaattgtaataaataatcactaactttcacatttatttgtcactttgacatttgtaGAGCAACGGCAACGTCGTTTGTTGACTATCGTTGAATTAAATGTAACCACACTTTAATACTCGATCctgaataatgaaaaattagatACATGGTAATCGCTGCTAGCttgtgtttaaattaattcctTAGTATagggcattcattttaaacgttgggtaaagttgtaaactcaaaacaccataaattacgaaagcggcaaattttcattgtatcggTACCGTAAAGTAGGAATCCCTCTGTTCATATAAAAATGGTATcacgtcgtactttcaccatcttatcgacgagcaaaagaaagagacgttaaaatatccacaagtaaaaaaaaattaaaacacattttgtgatcagtgaccaaaaaaatgtaaagagattgttgattttaaataatgtatttgacaaataagattacttaataaagaaataagagtaattagtaaagtatccattacatgtatcttttaaagtaagtaaaaaataaataataaaatacgtaaacaaataaaaaattaatcgtcatctgaatcaaattcactagatgattcaccagtattggcaacaaatgttaatggtttcaCTTGGTCTTCTAAAAGTTGATCTAGATCCcaccattctttaattttggactcgaatttattaaacacagttttagattcactgagtttcggacaagtgtcaaagcaggcaagttttattacaaaacccaacatttaaaatgaatgcactATAGTAGCGACTATAGGATTACTAAAAAATTGTCTGTGAATAGCACCCTAAAGGTTTATAGTATATATATTGCATtcatgacattaaaaaaaatgatgacaatcGGACCTCTTGTTACCGATTCCGAAATAACGCCGTATTTTTGTCTATCGTTACTCCACTagtagtccagtcaatagagacataaaaatggctccaccttgcaaaagatacagaaaagtttatacttggcaggtatcttctatcaggcatattattaatgttgttgagtttgcgaccttggggggttgccgctcgccccgccatactggagaataggggtgcaaaatcacatttttgcgattatttcattatccgtgcgagatacctctatctaagttattatagaaaatgtagagcgtacaattctctacattttttgttcttcatgtttttttgtcagatcaatagtttcgtagttacagcctgtagaaatcgagaatttctattgtttttgtactttttattcttttccacaccaccacagaggtagagcaatagggtgcatttttttttacgtggTGTCCCCGGTGGACATAGTCTACGATGCAGTAgaaatttactgttttactctttttgatctctttgtaacgtagacggatCCAAATTATCTGGATCGATCGGTTTAGAcgagctgaattcatcagagtttatgaattcgagaattcctcttgagaatttttctcttgttcctcagggtcatcatcatcatcatcaggatcatttggcgtttacctgtttcattagtaTACACGTTGGAGTCCGATACTCTCGTAGACggaaaaacaataaatgctcgatttctacaggctgtaactacgaaactattgatctaacaaaaaaacgtaaagaacaaaaattgtagagaattgtatgttctacattttttgtaagtagTTAGATatacgtatctcgcacggataatgaaataattacaGAATCTGAAGATCAAGACGAACAAATACCTGAAATCaatgaatttctattttggcaaacgccagatgatcttgatgatgatgatgaccctgaggaacaagaggaaaattctcaagaggaattcccgaattcataaactctggcgaattcagctcatctataccgttcgatccagatcattAGGGTCCGTCTACgctacaaagagatcaaaaagagtaaaacagtaaacttctactgcatcgtggactatgcccacTGGCGACaccagattaaaaaaaaacgcaccctgttgctctacctctgtggtggtgtggaaaagaataaaaaatacaaaaataaaagaaattctcgatttctacacgctgtaactacaaaactattgatctgacaaaaaaacataaagaacgaaaaatgtagagaattgcatgctctacattttctataataacttagatagaggtatctcgcacggataatgaaataatcgcaaaaatgtgattttgcacccctattctccagtatggcggggcgagcggcaaccccccaaggtcgcaaactcaacaacattaataatatgcctgatagaagatacctgccaagtataaacttttctgtaccttttttgcaaggtaaaactccgtattgattggactatatgtcgcgagcaaaaataactggtcgtcaaattcatgctttgacgcaatggacaatgctccattgtaaaacggacCGAAatgtcataacctatcatcatgtcggttgtaattgtaatttttttccctttttttgacactttgttgataTAGGCTGCATAGGCATAATCAGgtctggatttttttttatttgtgacaatctaaccaaattttgaaatgacattgacgaccagaattttttgctcgcgacagtacgttaaaaaatcaaatgtttttgaaataatcaaCATTTGCTTACACACGAAGCAAATTTCCATCATTAACCAAATCAAAACTGCGAAGGAAgcataataataaatctacgCAAATAATACACATTTCTTTAAGAATTGCATAAATCCTAGTATCGACGCCACTGCTGGTTTAAATTTTTGGAGATTGCGCAATAATACTAAATTTGTCTCTTTCTATTAACGTCAACCTTAACTACTGCCAATAAGCAATAAACTGTCGTTGGTGAATTTCTACGATTTCCAATAGTGCTTTTCATTTTCTAGTGGTGAATTACCTACATCCTCAAAATCTAAagtgtttcaattttattttgactcGAGACGACTTTTACACATTAAATCACTTCATTGTACTCAAAACGTATATCTcacataaattacaaaataatggCAGCCCCGATTGTTATTGCCGCAACGGCGAAACATACTGCCACGGTTAGTATATAATTTTCTAAACAAttcgttttgtattttataacaaagttatttttagttaatatttttacacGGTTTAGGGGATACTGGGTAAGTTACATATTACATAGCAAAATGACTTGATCctagttttgaaaatattttgcaaatagGCAAGGATGGGCTAGTGCCATGGCTGCACTACGGCCTGCTCATGTGAAAGTTATATGTCCAACAGCTCCTACCATGCCTGTTACTCTAAATGCAGGATTTCGAATGCCTAGTTGGTTTGATCTGAGGACACTAGATGCTTCAGGTCCTGAGGATGAAGAAGGTAAAtttcttacaatttttttttttttttgtttcttcaaAATTTACCTAAATTAATGTTAAGATATGAAACAGAAATGTTCTACACAGAATTATAGACATAACATTGAAGCAAATTCAGCATAGTTATGTTAATAATAGCCTTTTACATTCATAATTAGTATCCGTAATAAACCTTTTTAAGTGAGTGAAATTTTTAAAGGTATTAAACAAGCAACAAAACAGATTCATACAATGATAGATAATGAAATGAAAGAAGGTATTCCTGCAAACAGAATAATTGTGGGTGGATTTTCACAAGGTGGAGCATTAGCAATGTATTCAGCTCTTGTGTTCCCACAACAGTTAGGTGGAGTTATTTCATTATCTGGTTGGCTACCACTACACAAGAGTTTTCCAGGTGCTATGAAAACTGTTAAAGACTTACATGTAAGAAGAttatttttagtaaaattaataatggtaattaattacatttttccagGTGCTGCAGTGTCATGGAGATTGTGATCCTGTTGTCCCCTATAAATGgggtcaaatgactgcttcagttttaaaaacattactTAAAGAACCTGAATTTAAATCATACCGCGGACTCATGCATACATCTTCAGATGAAGAATTACGAGATGTGAAAGATTTCATTGATAAGCACCTTCCATTGCATTAATTAATAACCTTATTTGTAACTgtttcagttattgtatatAATTTAACCACAATGTATGATGGAACAAACATTCCTATTTCATGATgatcaaaaaacaaacaattttgttgtaaataaagTGTCATTTTAATGTACTTAGTTAATAACATCTCTCAGAATTTAGGTAAATGAATTGTATGTCATTTCTAGAAAAAATACAGTGGTAGATAATTGCACTActttcctagattttgtacTCCAGAACTTTCAGCAAATGTTTGCATCGTCTAGCTTACTAAAATAGGAATTATCTGCTTTGTGTTGAAGTAAATCTTCTTTTAATCCtcatgaaaaatgtttatattgtAATTAACATGGAGTACAAAATAAAGTTACATGAATATTAGGCTACATAGTCTAATTcattatactttttttttaataaaagtacCATATTACTAATATCAACATATATGAACATTTTCACAAATAATGATTTGCATGTGCAATTGTCAGTTTCAAAGAACTATTCGTAAATTTAGACAAAACTACTATGTACTAACTTGCATTTTGTtgagttattaattattattactccTGAGCATTTGAGCAAGCCAAAATACTTCTGCTGAATTGTACATGTGTACATACCTCCAGTGAgcatttttgctttttttctgaaaagatttaatttcagTATACCTGCTTACCAGGAATTTTTACTAAAGTCGACGTATGTATCTCCGCACTAAAAACGTTTTTCCAGGCtttattaaaacttttaatttacaattttttttggaaatatctcattaaatgtaatattaCAAAGTAATCTTGACAACTTCCACGCaattattttgtatattttcatGGTCCAATACCTATTCCCAGttacatttttcttaaattaataAGCATAATATTCatatacaataaattaaatattgagCTAATTATAACATAAAATAGAATGA encodes:
- the Apt1 gene encoding acyl-protein thioesterase 1, whose translation is MAAPIVIAATAKHTATLIFLHGLGDTGQGWASAMAALRPAHVKVICPTAPTMPVTLNAGFRMPSWFDLRTLDASGPEDEEGIKQATKQIHTMIDNEMKEGIPANRIIVGGFSQGGALAMYSALVFPQQLGGVISLSGWLPLHKSFPGAMKTVKDLHVLQCHGDCDPVVPYKWGQMTASVLKTLLKEPEFKSYRGLMHTSSDEELRDVKDFIDKHLPLH